A genomic stretch from Anaerolinea thermophila UNI-1 includes:
- the add gene encoding adenosine deaminase produces MGWYPRIPTGELSLYRAIPKVDLHRHLEGSLRLETLLDIARQHGLTIPQTHFHSLVQMQQDEPLTFTNFLSKFQTLRMFYRSPEVIRRITREAIADAAAENVRYLELRFTPVALSRLQGFSYDEVMDWVIQSAEEASREYNIKTRLIVSVNRHEPVDLAEQIVEYAIQRRERGIVGFDLAGNEVEFSALPFEGVFREAKKHGLQLTVHAGEWGGAENILEAIEFLGAERIGHGVKVLQTPRVLQAARERGIAFEVCITSNHQTGVVGAVRQHPLPQMVREGLKVTINTDDPGISRITLTDEYRVALEELGMPVAVFKDVVLNAARASFLPPEERQSLVETLEPELNRTLQFL; encoded by the coding sequence ATGGGCTGGTATCCGCGCATTCCAACAGGTGAACTCTCGCTGTACCGGGCAATTCCAAAAGTGGATCTGCATCGCCATCTGGAGGGTTCTCTGCGGTTGGAAACATTGCTGGATATTGCCCGTCAGCATGGCTTGACCATCCCTCAAACGCATTTCCACTCTCTGGTGCAAATGCAACAGGATGAGCCGCTGACCTTTACCAACTTTCTTTCCAAATTTCAGACCCTGCGCATGTTTTACCGTTCCCCTGAGGTGATTCGCCGCATCACCCGAGAAGCCATTGCCGATGCGGCGGCGGAAAACGTGCGCTATCTGGAACTGCGCTTCACCCCGGTTGCCCTCAGCCGCTTGCAGGGTTTCTCTTACGACGAAGTGATGGATTGGGTCATCCAGAGCGCTGAAGAAGCCAGCCGGGAGTACAACATTAAAACCCGTCTGATTGTCTCGGTCAATCGCCACGAGCCGGTGGACCTGGCAGAGCAGATTGTTGAATACGCCATCCAGCGCCGTGAGCGTGGCATTGTGGGTTTCGATCTGGCGGGGAACGAGGTGGAGTTTTCTGCCTTGCCTTTTGAGGGGGTCTTCCGTGAAGCAAAGAAGCATGGATTACAATTGACCGTACATGCCGGCGAGTGGGGCGGGGCGGAGAATATTCTGGAAGCCATTGAGTTCCTGGGTGCAGAGCGCATCGGACATGGCGTCAAGGTCCTGCAGACCCCCCGTGTGCTTCAAGCCGCGCGGGAGCGTGGCATTGCTTTTGAAGTGTGCATCACCAGCAATCATCAGACGGGTGTGGTCGGTGCAGTTCGTCAGCACCCCCTGCCGCAGATGGTCCGGGAAGGCTTGAAAGTCACCATTAACACTGATGACCCTGGTATTTCCCGAATTACGCTGACGGATGAGTATCGCGTAGCGCTGGAAGAACTGGGAATGCCGGTAGCCGTGTTCAAAGATGTGGTGCTGAATGCCGCACGCGCCAGTTTCCTGCCCCCGGAAGAACGACAATCCCTTGTGGAAACACTGGAACCGGAATTGAATCGTACGTTACAATTCCTTTAG
- the surE gene encoding 5'/3'-nucleotidase SurE, with protein MPHVLITNDDGVHAPGILALAQALQTLGKVTVFAPDRNWSASGHDKTMDRPLRVRETHLADGTPALTSDGSPADCVALALLGVIQEPVDVVVSGINAGENLGQDMTYSGTVTAAMEGALAGLPAVAVSMKLPANGSKPDFSAAAQIARRVVERVLRFGLPPRVVLNVNVPPLPLDQIKGIRITRLGERIYRDALVTRYDPRHKPYYWIGGEPPDGVPEEGTDIGALAEGYASITPLHLDLTLYSLMESLRQWNWEEE; from the coding sequence ATGCCCCATGTTCTCATTACCAACGATGACGGCGTGCATGCGCCGGGAATCTTAGCCCTTGCCCAAGCCCTGCAAACCCTGGGCAAGGTGACGGTCTTTGCTCCCGATCGCAACTGGTCGGCTTCGGGACATGATAAAACCATGGACCGCCCTCTACGGGTGCGCGAAACGCATCTCGCCGATGGCACCCCTGCGCTTACTTCGGATGGTTCGCCCGCCGATTGTGTTGCCCTTGCTCTGCTGGGGGTGATTCAGGAACCAGTGGATGTAGTGGTGTCCGGCATCAACGCCGGTGAGAACCTGGGACAGGACATGACTTACTCCGGTACGGTGACCGCCGCTATGGAAGGCGCGCTTGCCGGTCTGCCTGCCGTGGCGGTTTCCATGAAACTGCCTGCTAACGGCAGTAAACCCGATTTTAGCGCCGCCGCGCAAATTGCCCGCCGGGTGGTGGAACGGGTCTTGCGCTTCGGCTTGCCGCCGCGCGTGGTGCTGAACGTCAACGTTCCGCCCCTGCCGCTGGACCAAATCAAAGGCATTCGCATTACCCGCCTGGGAGAGCGCATTTACCGCGACGCCCTGGTGACCCGCTATGACCCGCGCCACAAACCCTATTACTGGATTGGCGGTGAGCCGCCGGATGGCGTTCCCGAAGAAGGCACTGATATTGGCGCACTCGCCGAAGGTTACGCCTCGATTACGCCTTTGCACCTCGATCTGACCCTGTACAGTTTGATGGAATCGCTCCGACAATGGAACTGGGAGGAAGAATAA
- a CDS encoding WD40 repeat domain-containing protein: MELGGRISPQVSGNAPLRTIGGVCLCLMMLFTACSAPPTPALSTPSPSPSPTLTATVTPSPTATFTPTPTPTPTPTPTPVRAGTPFALNPEGILEIHLPQVVELARWGYGSSRDLALSSDGEWLAVATRLGVVLYRANPLTFHTLLNVWEPVQVTFSPDSTRLYVAGEEIEEWNLASLEWVRAFPSQGASTAVEMLVARDGQTLGVLYPDPGGKNALLLERWNALAGTLDSTQRLPSPGSAVREAALSPNLSFVALHGGGLVQLVDARTGEALTLLPASQSAPGRMTFSPDESLLAVAYPDQRADFQNTNRVEIFTVPHGVRHSTLSLSGGEGRDQPIINLAYSPAGDALAVGFANRVVRLWRESGAPRMVLQGESEPAQMLFSPDGARLFSSGVDVWKLADGERLASSGEHFAPLNDFVLSPDGSWVALAGFGRVELRQIQDGQILRTITEGLSGEVRDVDVFPGGQTMATTGNEGMAHLYRVSDGRFLSRLGETGPRLWAVAFSPDSRWLAWSGENGYLYIYDLERDFLAKRIEEPYLATRILFSPTSQQMAVLTSAGVNLRQVNGTLVRTIGGAGLEDLAFSPDGGTLFVGGNQVLRAVVTGDGSDLWKSDYDPQQSPTALAVSPDGAFLAVGWQDGHIELRWAGSGEVLRILYGHHGAVTRLGFAPQSRLLLSLGQDGTVRLWGVP, from the coding sequence ATGGAACTGGGAGGAAGAATAAGCCCACAGGTTTCCGGGAATGCGCCGCTGAGGACCATCGGCGGTGTATGCCTTTGCCTGATGATGCTGTTCACCGCGTGTTCGGCTCCGCCCACCCCAGCGCTGTCTACCCCTTCTCCCAGCCCTTCGCCTACCTTGACGGCAACGGTTACGCCTTCTCCGACCGCTACCTTTACCCCCACGCCGACCCCTACGCCCACCCCCACGCCTACGCCGGTGCGGGCAGGTACGCCATTTGCCCTGAATCCTGAAGGAATTCTGGAGATTCATCTCCCCCAGGTGGTGGAACTGGCGCGCTGGGGTTACGGTTCCAGCCGTGATTTGGCGCTCTCTTCGGATGGGGAATGGCTGGCGGTGGCAACCCGCCTGGGGGTGGTGCTGTACCGTGCCAATCCCTTAACCTTCCACACCCTGCTGAATGTCTGGGAACCCGTTCAGGTAACGTTTTCTCCGGATTCCACCCGCCTGTACGTTGCCGGTGAGGAAATTGAAGAATGGAATCTCGCTTCGCTGGAGTGGGTGCGCGCTTTTCCTTCCCAGGGCGCTTCCACGGCGGTGGAAATGCTGGTTGCCCGGGATGGGCAAACCCTGGGAGTGCTCTATCCCGACCCGGGCGGGAAAAACGCCCTTCTGCTGGAACGCTGGAATGCGCTTGCCGGAACACTCGACTCTACACAGCGCCTGCCTTCGCCGGGTTCAGCGGTACGGGAAGCGGCGCTCTCGCCCAATTTAAGTTTTGTTGCCCTGCACGGTGGCGGGCTGGTGCAACTGGTGGATGCCCGCACGGGCGAAGCGCTTACCCTGCTCCCGGCTTCGCAGTCGGCGCCGGGCAGAATGACTTTCTCGCCGGATGAATCTCTGCTGGCGGTGGCGTACCCCGATCAGCGCGCTGATTTTCAGAACACTAACCGCGTGGAAATTTTCACCGTGCCGCACGGTGTGCGTCACTCGACCCTCAGCCTGAGCGGCGGCGAAGGCAGAGATCAGCCCATCATCAATCTGGCGTACAGTCCCGCTGGCGATGCTCTCGCCGTGGGCTTTGCCAACCGGGTGGTGCGTCTCTGGCGGGAATCAGGCGCGCCGCGCATGGTCCTGCAGGGCGAGAGCGAACCGGCGCAGATGCTTTTCTCTCCCGATGGGGCGCGTTTGTTTTCTTCCGGCGTGGATGTTTGGAAACTTGCTGACGGGGAACGTTTGGCTTCCAGTGGCGAGCATTTTGCCCCGCTGAACGATTTTGTCCTTTCTCCGGATGGCTCGTGGGTGGCGCTGGCAGGCTTCGGCAGGGTGGAACTGCGACAGATTCAGGATGGGCAAATTCTGCGCACCATCACCGAGGGCTTGAGCGGGGAGGTTCGGGATGTGGATGTCTTTCCCGGCGGGCAGACGATGGCCACCACCGGCAATGAGGGCATGGCGCACCTCTACCGCGTTTCGGATGGGCGTTTCCTCTCCCGTTTGGGGGAGACCGGTCCGCGCTTGTGGGCGGTAGCGTTCTCTCCCGATTCCCGCTGGCTAGCGTGGAGTGGGGAAAACGGCTATCTCTATATCTATGATCTCGAGCGTGATTTTCTGGCGAAGAGAATTGAAGAGCCTTATCTGGCGACACGCATCCTCTTTTCTCCAACCAGCCAGCAAATGGCTGTGCTGACTTCTGCGGGGGTGAATCTCCGTCAGGTGAACGGGACACTGGTACGCACCATCGGTGGAGCAGGGCTGGAAGATCTGGCTTTCTCGCCGGATGGCGGAACGTTGTTTGTGGGGGGCAATCAAGTTCTTCGTGCTGTGGTGACAGGTGATGGCTCAGACCTGTGGAAATCCGATTACGACCCTCAGCAATCACCGACGGCGCTGGCAGTCTCGCCGGATGGGGCTTTCCTGGCAGTGGGCTGGCAGGATGGGCACATTGAATTGCGCTGGGCAGGCAGTGGAGAGGTGTTGCGCATCCTTTACGGGCATCACGGCGCGGTGACCCGCCTGGGATTTGCACCGCAAAGCCGTTTGCTTCTCTCGCTGGGGCAGGATGGTACGGTGCGCTTATGGGGTGTTCCCTGA
- a CDS encoding beta-mannosidase yields MLTQSLTSSKGAVWTFRQAGEEEWLPATVPGGVHTDLLALGRIPDPFVADNELKVQWVAESEWEYRGVFTVSPELAQAPHLFLVADGVDTLADVRLNGKVLGKTENAFRQYRWDVAGLVKAGENEIRVFFHSAVKFCRQRNQEKPLTPKVGMSLEGSVFVRKAPCQFGWDWGPKLPPIGVWRDLRLEGYTQARLDDVHFRQRVEGKKAYISADVRAEVWGKTPLTAHLRVTAPNGKKTFETSAPLVEGTAALQVAISNPQLWWPNGYGDQPLYRVEVWLESSEGVEDQKAVQMGLRTIELRREPDEWGESFTFIVNGVPVFMKGADWIPADSFPTRLTEAHYEHLIRSAAETHQNMLRVWGGGFYEDERFYDLCDRYGILLWHDFMFACYIYPHDEAEFIENLRYEVEDNVRRLRHRTCIALWCGNNEMEQGWADWGWTNPTNPLMVTEREAYERFFYHTLPAWVEKLDPDRPYWPSSASSNEPFVNPNSQDRGDMHYWDVWHGRKPFTAYRTVYPRFMSEFGFQSLPPLETIRTYADPEDWNMTSYIMEHHQRSASGNGLMITQMTESFRMPKDFPSLVYLSMVLQAEGIRYGVEHWRRNRDRVSGTLYWQLNDCWPVASWSSIDYFGRWKALHYAAKRFYAPVLLSIEDQGTKMKVHLTSDLTTAWEGRVRWALVSVDGQIVLSGEVPVNLAPLSSQAVFSQDFAGVVFGEEDRSRELVFLAELYRENECISRSLATFVPNKHLKLSDPGLEYSIHREGNRAVIVVQARKLARFVELKLEGADVIFSDNYFDVPAGFSVTVTCPIPKGWTLKRMSKALRVTSLYESFA; encoded by the coding sequence ATGTTGACACAATCCTTGACCTCATCAAAAGGCGCGGTGTGGACGTTTCGTCAGGCTGGAGAAGAAGAATGGCTTCCGGCAACCGTGCCGGGCGGCGTGCATACCGACCTGCTGGCGCTTGGACGCATCCCCGACCCGTTTGTGGCGGATAACGAATTGAAAGTGCAGTGGGTTGCCGAAAGCGAGTGGGAATATCGCGGTGTGTTCACCGTCTCGCCCGAACTGGCACAAGCCCCGCATTTGTTCCTGGTTGCCGACGGCGTGGACACGCTGGCAGATGTGAGGCTTAACGGCAAAGTGTTGGGCAAGACAGAAAACGCCTTCCGCCAATATCGCTGGGACGTTGCCGGACTGGTGAAAGCGGGAGAGAACGAAATCCGCGTGTTCTTCCACTCAGCGGTGAAGTTCTGCCGCCAGCGCAATCAGGAAAAGCCCCTGACGCCTAAAGTGGGCATGTCGCTGGAAGGCTCGGTGTTCGTGCGTAAAGCCCCCTGCCAGTTCGGCTGGGACTGGGGACCGAAACTGCCGCCCATTGGGGTATGGCGAGATTTGCGCCTGGAAGGCTATACGCAGGCACGCCTGGATGATGTGCACTTCCGCCAGCGTGTGGAAGGCAAGAAAGCCTACATCTCTGCGGATGTAAGAGCCGAAGTGTGGGGCAAGACGCCCCTGACAGCGCATCTGCGGGTCACCGCGCCCAATGGCAAGAAGACTTTCGAAACCAGTGCGCCACTCGTCGAGGGGACTGCCGCCCTGCAAGTAGCCATCTCCAATCCGCAATTGTGGTGGCCTAACGGCTACGGCGATCAGCCCCTGTATCGCGTGGAAGTATGGCTGGAATCGTCCGAAGGTGTGGAAGACCAGAAAGCCGTGCAGATGGGCTTGCGTACCATTGAACTGCGCCGCGAACCCGATGAGTGGGGCGAATCCTTCACCTTTATCGTCAACGGCGTGCCCGTCTTCATGAAAGGCGCGGACTGGATTCCCGCTGATTCCTTCCCTACCCGTTTAACTGAAGCCCACTACGAGCATCTGATTCGCTCCGCCGCGGAGACCCATCAAAACATGCTGCGCGTTTGGGGCGGCGGCTTTTACGAAGACGAGCGCTTTTACGACCTGTGCGACCGCTACGGCATCCTGCTGTGGCACGATTTCATGTTCGCCTGCTACATCTACCCGCACGATGAAGCCGAGTTCATCGAGAACCTGCGCTATGAGGTAGAAGACAACGTCCGCCGCCTGCGCCACCGCACCTGCATCGCCCTGTGGTGCGGAAACAACGAGATGGAGCAGGGCTGGGCAGACTGGGGCTGGACCAACCCCACCAATCCCTTGATGGTGACCGAGCGCGAAGCCTATGAACGCTTCTTCTATCACACCCTGCCCGCTTGGGTGGAAAAGCTGGACCCCGACCGTCCCTACTGGCCCAGTTCGGCGTCATCGAATGAGCCGTTTGTCAACCCCAACAGCCAGGACCGCGGTGACATGCACTACTGGGACGTGTGGCACGGGCGCAAGCCTTTCACCGCGTACCGCACGGTGTACCCGCGCTTCATGAGCGAGTTCGGCTTCCAGTCGCTCCCCCCGCTGGAGACCATCCGCACCTACGCCGATCCCGAGGACTGGAACATGACCTCGTACATCATGGAGCATCATCAGCGCAGTGCCAGCGGCAACGGCTTGATGATTACGCAGATGACCGAGTCCTTCCGCATGCCCAAGGACTTCCCCTCACTGGTGTACCTGAGCATGGTCCTGCAAGCCGAGGGCATCCGCTACGGCGTGGAACACTGGCGGCGCAACCGCGACCGCGTCAGCGGGACGCTCTACTGGCAGTTGAACGACTGCTGGCCGGTGGCTTCCTGGTCAAGTATTGATTACTTCGGGCGCTGGAAAGCCCTGCACTACGCGGCAAAGCGTTTCTACGCGCCGGTTCTGCTCTCCATCGAAGATCAGGGAACAAAGATGAAAGTACATCTCACCAGCGACCTGACCACCGCATGGGAAGGCAGAGTGCGCTGGGCGCTGGTTTCGGTGGATGGGCAAATCGTCCTCTCCGGCGAAGTGCCCGTCAACCTCGCGCCCTTGTCCTCTCAGGCAGTCTTCTCCCAGGACTTTGCCGGGGTGGTATTTGGCGAGGAAGACCGAAGCCGCGAACTGGTTTTCCTGGCAGAACTGTACCGCGAAAATGAATGTATTTCCCGCTCGCTGGCGACTTTTGTCCCCAACAAGCACCTCAAACTGAGCGATCCGGGGCTGGAGTACTCCATCCACCGCGAGGGCAATCGAGCCGTCATCGTGGTGCAAGCCCGCAAACTGGCGCGCTTTGTGGAGTTGAAACTGGAAGGCGCGGATGTCATCTTCAGCGATAACTACTTTGACGTCCCGGCTGGCTTCAGCGTCACCGTCACCTGCCCTATTCCCAAAGGCTGGACGCTGAAACGGATGAGTAAAGCCCTGCGGGTGACCTCGCTGTACGAATCTTTCGCGTAA
- a CDS encoding MoaD/ThiS family protein: protein MKVTVELTGAARAHAGVKTLSLDLPDTATYRDIVRELAKHFPQLVGWLIAPDGESFLSSNMLVINGDLATPVMVLDENPADGEHLILMSVITGG from the coding sequence ATGAAAGTCACTGTGGAATTGACCGGCGCTGCCCGCGCCCATGCAGGGGTGAAAACCCTTTCGCTAGACCTGCCCGATACCGCCACTTACCGCGATATCGTTCGGGAACTGGCAAAACACTTTCCCCAACTGGTGGGCTGGTTGATAGCCCCGGACGGCGAGTCCTTCCTGAGTTCCAACATGCTGGTCATCAACGGCGACCTGGCAACCCCGGTGATGGTGCTGGATGAGAACCCGGCAGACGGGGAACATCTGATTTTAATGTCGGTGATCACCGGAGGATAA
- a CDS encoding transposase, translating to MARIAYRLAKQALPMYSHAKSPHHFTLPQLGACVLLMFYLNLSYRDMEEWLLASDAVGKELELPRVPDHTTLQRTYAKIRKADWMRMNETLLEEIGRPEEEGVAADSTGFSPGPASSYYQSRSGKAYRHWAKGVYAVGIVSQFILAMQSGWGPGSDAPYLGYLRRKARRFAKRRAWVLLADSGFDGRTVRPQDLIPPVRRGGNLLAPERRARSELVSAARLDGLYGQRWKTETVNSVIKRKFGQAIRSRKRSLQNREPIIKGLVYNIHR from the coding sequence GTGGCGAGGATCGCCTACCGGCTTGCCAAACAAGCATTACCGATGTATTCACATGCCAAGAGTCCCCATCACTTCACGTTGCCGCAGTTGGGGGCCTGTGTTTTGTTGATGTTCTACCTGAATCTCAGCTATCGCGACATGGAAGAATGGCTGCTGGCAAGCGATGCGGTTGGTAAGGAGCTGGAATTACCGCGTGTTCCCGATCATACGACCCTGCAACGTACCTACGCCAAGATACGCAAAGCGGATTGGATGCGCATGAACGAGACCTTGCTCGAGGAAATCGGACGGCCTGAAGAAGAAGGGGTGGCTGCCGATAGTACCGGCTTCTCACCCGGCCCGGCCAGTTCTTACTACCAAAGCCGTTCGGGAAAAGCCTATCGCCACTGGGCGAAGGGCGTTTATGCCGTTGGAATTGTCTCGCAATTCATCCTTGCGATGCAATCCGGCTGGGGTCCAGGTAGCGATGCCCCTTATCTGGGCTATCTGCGCCGCAAAGCCAGGCGGTTTGCCAAACGTCGGGCTTGGGTCTTGCTGGCCGATTCAGGGTTCGATGGTCGGACTGTCCGGCCTCAAGACTTGATTCCACCCGTTCGGCGAGGTGGAAATTTGCTGGCCCCTGAACGACGAGCAAGAAGCGAGCTTGTCTCTGCGGCTCGCCTGGATGGTCTCTATGGTCAACGCTGGAAGACCGAAACCGTGAATTCGGTCATCAAGCGCAAATTCGGGCAAGCCATCCGCTCGCGGAAACGCAGCCTGCAAAACCGAGAACCGATTATCAAAGGACTGGTCTACAACATACACCGCTAG
- the fdrA gene encoding acyl-CoA synthetase FdrA, translating into MAAIKVEIRSGVYYDSAVLMQLQRSLASLPGIEDAGVVMGTESNKELLAHIDLTTPEVEKAQPNDLVIVVRGVDEKAATEALGKVDELLTRKKGGAEQAYRPRSIEGANDMLPEASWVLVSVAGRYAAGVAREAMRLGKHVFLFSDNVSVEEEIALKQEAAEKGLLVMGPDCGTALIGGYGLGFANKVRRGNIGVVAAAGTGLQHVTSRIHQLGGGITHGIGTGGRDLSEKVGAVTFRQGIELLSRDPETKVIVLVSKPPSPKVAEEVLKLARKAGKPVVVNFIARPLSLPQMDNLYFARGLDHAAELAVELSRNLPALETDVDLGLERFAAGQKYLRGLFSGGTLAYEAQHILASYLPKVYANAPINKELKLPNSYVSQEHCIVDLGEDEFTQGRLHPMMDNELRIRRLMEEAADPSVAIILLDVVIGYGSHPDPASELGPAVARAKALAKEAGRYLEVIAVVCGTDEDPQKLDAQVQQMKDGGAWVSTSNEEAMRYAGRLARALSQEAGGEFTMKPVDLSTLQRPLAAINVGLESFAENLAAQGAPVIHVDWRPPAGGNERLMAILERMKQR; encoded by the coding sequence ATGGCGGCAATTAAAGTCGAAATCCGTAGCGGCGTATATTACGATTCCGCAGTCCTGATGCAACTCCAGCGTTCTCTGGCGTCCCTGCCCGGCATCGAAGATGCCGGTGTGGTCATGGGCACCGAGTCCAACAAAGAATTGCTGGCGCATATTGATCTCACCACTCCCGAAGTGGAAAAGGCCCAACCCAATGATCTGGTGATTGTGGTGCGCGGCGTGGACGAGAAAGCCGCCACCGAAGCCCTGGGCAAGGTGGATGAATTGCTGACCCGCAAGAAGGGCGGCGCAGAACAAGCCTACCGTCCCCGCAGCATTGAGGGCGCGAACGATATGCTCCCCGAAGCCTCGTGGGTGCTGGTCTCGGTGGCAGGGCGCTATGCCGCAGGCGTGGCGCGCGAAGCCATGCGCCTGGGCAAGCATGTGTTCCTCTTCAGCGATAATGTCTCGGTGGAAGAGGAAATTGCCCTCAAGCAGGAAGCCGCCGAAAAAGGCTTGCTGGTGATGGGACCAGACTGCGGCACGGCGCTCATCGGCGGGTATGGCTTGGGTTTCGCCAATAAGGTGCGCCGTGGGAATATCGGCGTTGTAGCGGCAGCCGGCACCGGTTTACAGCATGTCACCAGCCGTATTCATCAGTTGGGTGGGGGAATCACCCATGGCATTGGCACCGGTGGACGCGACCTGTCCGAAAAAGTCGGCGCGGTGACCTTCCGCCAGGGTATTGAACTGCTCAGCCGTGACCCTGAGACGAAAGTCATCGTGCTGGTATCCAAACCCCCATCACCCAAAGTGGCGGAAGAGGTGCTGAAACTGGCGCGCAAAGCCGGAAAACCTGTGGTGGTGAACTTCATCGCCCGCCCGTTAAGCCTGCCGCAAATGGATAACCTCTACTTCGCCCGCGGGCTGGATCACGCCGCGGAACTGGCAGTGGAACTTTCCCGCAACCTGCCTGCCCTCGAAACCGATGTGGATTTGGGGTTGGAGCGCTTTGCGGCGGGACAAAAGTACCTGCGCGGTTTATTCTCCGGTGGTACGCTGGCGTACGAGGCTCAGCACATTCTTGCCAGTTACCTGCCCAAAGTGTACGCCAATGCTCCCATCAACAAAGAACTTAAACTGCCCAACAGTTACGTCAGTCAGGAACACTGCATTGTGGATCTTGGCGAAGACGAGTTCACTCAGGGTCGTTTGCACCCCATGATGGACAATGAACTGCGCATCCGCCGTCTGATGGAAGAAGCCGCCGATCCCTCGGTAGCCATTATCCTGCTGGATGTGGTCATCGGCTACGGTTCGCACCCCGATCCTGCCAGCGAACTGGGTCCGGCGGTTGCCAGAGCCAAAGCCCTGGCAAAAGAAGCCGGGCGCTACCTGGAAGTGATTGCGGTGGTGTGCGGTACCGACGAAGACCCGCAGAAACTGGATGCACAGGTGCAGCAGATGAAAGATGGCGGTGCGTGGGTTTCCACCAGCAATGAGGAAGCCATGCGCTATGCTGGCCGTCTGGCGCGCGCGCTCAGTCAGGAAGCGGGTGGCGAGTTCACCATGAAACCGGTGGATTTGAGTACCTTACAGCGTCCGCTGGCAGCCATCAATGTCGGCTTGGAGTCCTTTGCCGAGAATCTGGCGGCGCAGGGCGCGCCGGTCATCCATGTGGATTGGCGTCCACCGGCTGGTGGCAACGAGCGCCTCATGGCAATTCTGGAGCGCATGAAACAGCGCTAG
- a CDS encoding DUF1116 domain-containing protein → MVDIEKANQQAVERMMDARPVVVGVAPAIDVIPGMHKDLLLHAGPPVTWERMAGPMKGAMVGALIWEGRAKNWDEAEALLSSGKIKFEPCHEHSAVGPMAGVISPSMMVYIVENKTHGNRAYSGLNEGRGKVLRMGAYSEDVLARLTWMNEVLGPVSHKALEAMGGLDLRTLLGKALHMGDDGHNRLDAASILYTTQMAPWIAKVAKDSDTAAEVIRFLGENALSILNQVMAGCKTMADAAHGIEGSTIVTVMARNGTDFGIRVSGLGDRWFTGPAGKVKALYFPGFTEKDANPDIGDSTITETAGIGGFAMAAAPAIVTFISGTPQDAIKTTLDMYEITYTEHKHFTIPYLNFRGTPTGIDIRKVIEKNVLPRVNTGVAHKDPGIGQVGAGVVTPPQNIFEDALVAFAEKYGF, encoded by the coding sequence ATGGTTGATATTGAAAAAGCCAATCAACAGGCTGTGGAACGAATGATGGATGCCCGCCCGGTGGTGGTGGGAGTTGCCCCGGCAATTGACGTTATTCCCGGCATGCACAAGGATTTACTGCTCCATGCCGGTCCGCCGGTCACCTGGGAGCGCATGGCAGGACCGATGAAAGGCGCCATGGTTGGCGCGCTCATCTGGGAAGGACGCGCGAAGAACTGGGACGAAGCCGAAGCCCTGTTAAGCAGTGGCAAGATTAAATTCGAACCCTGCCATGAACACTCTGCCGTTGGACCTATGGCGGGCGTGATTTCCCCCTCGATGATGGTTTATATTGTCGAGAACAAAACCCATGGCAACAGAGCCTATTCAGGTTTGAACGAAGGGCGTGGCAAGGTCCTGCGCATGGGCGCTTACAGCGAAGATGTGCTGGCACGCTTGACCTGGATGAATGAAGTACTGGGACCGGTTTCCCACAAGGCTCTGGAAGCCATGGGTGGCTTGGATCTGCGCACTCTGCTGGGCAAAGCCCTGCACATGGGCGATGATGGTCACAACCGTCTGGACGCGGCATCAATTTTGTACACAACCCAAATGGCACCCTGGATTGCCAAAGTGGCAAAAGACAGTGACACTGCGGCGGAAGTCATTCGCTTCCTTGGCGAAAATGCTTTGAGTATCCTCAATCAGGTGATGGCGGGGTGCAAGACCATGGCCGATGCCGCGCATGGCATTGAAGGCTCTACCATCGTGACCGTGATGGCGCGCAATGGCACCGATTTCGGCATCCGTGTCAGCGGTTTGGGCGACCGCTGGTTCACCGGACCGGCGGGCAAGGTCAAAGCCCTGTACTTCCCCGGCTTCACCGAGAAAGACGCCAACCCCGATATCGGCGACAGCACCATCACCGAGACGGCGGGCATCGGCGGGTTTGCCATGGCGGCGGCACCGGCTATTGTGACCTTCATCAGCGGCACACCGCAGGATGCCATTAAAACCACGCTCGATATGTATGAGATTACCTACACCGAGCATAAGCACTTCACCATCCCTTACCTGAACTTCCGCGGCACACCCACCGGCATTGACATCCGCAAGGTCATTGAGAAGAATGTCCTGCCGCGCGTGAACACCGGTGTTGCCCACAAAGACCCCGGTATTGGACAGGTAGGCGCTGGTGTGGTGACCCCGCCGCAAAACATTTTTGAGGATGCGCTGGTGGCGTTTGCTGAGAAATACGGTTTCTAA